In one window of Tellurirhabdus rosea DNA:
- a CDS encoding serine hydrolase domain-containing protein: MKRLLPFLFLGTTVFAQKAPISNRTTYQPPVFADQNRLQKIQAAFPIVERMFRERAEKAHYPGLAYGIVLDGKLVYAGGIGLANVEKKTPATAKSVFRIASMTKSITAMAILKLRDEGKIRLDEPVATYVPALKTLTPLTADAPTITVRHCMTHAAGFPEDNPWGDRQLADSDAELAKLIGSGLSLSNPPGITFEYSNLGFALLGQIITNVSGKPYQQYITETILKPLGMNDTHWEYTKAPADRLAPGYRWLNNSWVFEPSLHDAGSWGAMGGLMTTIEDFSKYVTLHLDAWPARNESEKGPVKRSSIREMQQPWNFVALNAQARTVGSAPCPLTVGYGYGLNWTKDCRDRVAVGHSGGLPGFGSQWRILPEYGLGVISFANLTYAGTGGVNAAVLDTLIAIGGLKPRQLPVSPILALRKNQLVGLLPDWKGAEASGIFAENFFPDQSADLRRKQVQELYTKVGRIVRVSELVPENQLRGYFLLEGERGKINVFFTLTPENPGLIQQLDFQEVLQK, from the coding sequence ATGAAACGACTTCTTCCCTTCCTCTTTCTGGGCACCACCGTCTTCGCCCAGAAAGCACCCATCAGCAACCGTACGACCTACCAGCCGCCCGTTTTTGCGGATCAGAACCGGCTTCAGAAGATCCAGGCGGCTTTTCCCATTGTCGAAAGAATGTTTCGGGAACGGGCCGAAAAGGCGCATTACCCCGGCCTGGCCTACGGCATTGTGCTCGACGGAAAACTGGTATACGCCGGGGGCATCGGTCTGGCCAATGTGGAGAAAAAAACGCCCGCCACGGCCAAATCCGTCTTTCGCATTGCGTCCATGACCAAGAGCATCACGGCCATGGCGATTCTGAAACTCCGCGACGAGGGTAAAATCAGGCTCGACGAGCCCGTGGCCACCTACGTTCCGGCCCTGAAAACGCTCACGCCGCTGACCGCCGACGCGCCGACCATTACCGTCCGGCACTGCATGACGCACGCGGCGGGCTTTCCGGAAGACAATCCCTGGGGTGACCGCCAGCTGGCCGACTCGGATGCCGAATTGGCCAAACTGATCGGCAGCGGCCTTTCGCTTTCCAACCCGCCGGGCATCACCTTTGAGTACAGCAACCTCGGCTTTGCGCTGCTCGGGCAAATTATCACGAACGTCTCGGGCAAACCCTATCAGCAATACATCACCGAAACCATTCTGAAGCCGCTGGGCATGAACGATACGCACTGGGAATACACCAAGGCCCCCGCCGACCGTCTGGCTCCCGGCTATCGCTGGCTGAACAACAGCTGGGTGTTCGAACCTTCGCTGCACGATGCCGGTTCGTGGGGCGCGATGGGCGGCCTGATGACCACCATTGAGGATTTCAGCAAATACGTGACCCTGCATCTGGACGCCTGGCCCGCCCGCAACGAGTCCGAAAAGGGACCCGTCAAACGCAGTTCGATTCGGGAAATGCAGCAGCCCTGGAATTTTGTCGCTCTGAATGCACAGGCTAGAACTGTCGGCAGCGCCCCATGCCCTTTGACGGTGGGCTACGGCTACGGCCTCAACTGGACCAAAGACTGCCGCGACCGGGTGGCCGTGGGGCATAGCGGTGGGTTGCCGGGCTTTGGTTCGCAGTGGCGCATCCTGCCTGAGTACGGCCTCGGAGTGATTTCGTTTGCCAACCTGACGTATGCCGGTACGGGGGGCGTCAACGCGGCGGTGCTGGACACGCTGATCGCGATTGGCGGCCTCAAACCCCGGCAGCTTCCCGTTTCACCCATCCTGGCCCTGCGGAAAAACCAGCTCGTCGGTCTGCTGCCCGACTGGAAAGGAGCCGAAGCGAGCGGTATTTTTGCCGAAAACTTCTTCCCGGACCAAAGCGCGGATTTGCGGAGGAAGCAGGTGCAGGAGTTGTACACCAAAGTCGGTCGCATCGTCCGCGTGAGCGAACTGGTGCCGGAAAACCAGCTTCGCGGGTATTTTCTACTGGAAGGCGAACGCGGGAAGATCAACGTTTTCTTTACGCTTACCCCGGAAAATCCGGGCCTGATCCAGCAGCTTGATTTTCAGGAAGTCCTGCAAAAGTAG
- the hisC gene encoding histidinol-phosphate transaminase, with amino-acid sequence MKPFALTDILRPHILALTPYSSARDEYTGKEGVFLDANENPLGSATDGSYNRYPDPYQTAIKEKLAPLKGVRPSQIFLGNGSDEPIDLLVRATCQPGHDSILILPPTYGMYEVSAGINDVPVIKVPLTPDYQIDVPSVLKAVQPTTKLLFVCSPNNPTGNLVDREAILTLLENFSGLVVVDEAYIDFAEMESMTALLDQYPNLVVLQTFSKAWGLAALRLGMCFASEELIRILNKIKPPYNISAPTQKLALLALGRVAEKDRMVADVLDQRTVLHEKLLASPLVRRVHRSDANFLLVQFDEPKAVFDFLIDHQVIVRDRSKVTLCEGCLRITVGTAAENNRLLEMLKKYAESVTTTF; translated from the coding sequence ATGAAACCTTTTGCGTTAACCGATATCCTCCGCCCGCACATCCTCGCGCTGACGCCCTATTCGTCGGCCCGCGATGAATACACCGGCAAGGAAGGCGTCTTTCTGGACGCCAACGAAAACCCGCTCGGCTCGGCTACCGACGGCTCCTACAACCGCTACCCTGACCCGTACCAGACGGCCATCAAGGAGAAGCTGGCTCCGCTGAAAGGCGTGCGGCCCTCCCAGATTTTCCTCGGCAATGGCTCCGACGAGCCCATCGACCTGCTGGTGCGGGCCACCTGCCAGCCGGGACACGATTCGATCCTGATTCTGCCGCCGACCTACGGCATGTACGAAGTCAGTGCGGGCATCAACGATGTGCCGGTTATCAAAGTCCCGCTGACGCCGGACTACCAGATCGACGTACCCTCTGTGCTGAAGGCCGTTCAGCCGACCACCAAGCTCCTGTTTGTGTGTTCGCCGAACAACCCCACGGGCAATCTCGTCGACCGGGAGGCCATCCTGACGCTGCTTGAAAACTTCAGTGGACTGGTGGTGGTCGACGAAGCGTACATCGACTTCGCCGAGATGGAAAGCATGACGGCGCTGCTCGACCAATACCCGAATCTGGTCGTGCTTCAGACCTTTTCCAAAGCCTGGGGACTGGCGGCGCTGCGGCTGGGCATGTGCTTCGCTTCGGAAGAACTGATCCGGATTCTGAACAAAATCAAACCGCCCTACAACATCTCGGCTCCGACGCAGAAACTGGCGCTGCTGGCCCTCGGCCGCGTGGCGGAAAAAGACCGGATGGTGGCCGATGTGCTGGACCAGCGTACGGTCCTGCACGAAAAACTGCTCGCTTCGCCGCTCGTCCGCCGCGTACACCGCTCCGACGCCAACTTCCTGCTCGTGCAGTTCGACGAGCCCAAAGCGGTATTCGACTTTCTGATTGACCATCAGGTCATTGTACGGGACCGTTCGAAAGTAACGCTCTGCGAAGGGTGCCTCCGCATCACCGTCGGGACGGCCGCCGAGAACAACCGGCTTCTGGAAATGCTAAAAAAATACGCGGAAAGTGTAACAACGACGTTTTAA